Proteins encoded in a region of the Paenibacillus sp. W2I17 genome:
- the ileS gene encoding isoleucine--tRNA ligase, with product MQRVDVKEKARARELRVLDKWKTENTFKRSIENREGKPNFVFYEGPPTANGKPHIGHVLGRVIKDFVGRYNTMKGYRVVRKAGWDTHGLPVELGVQKKLGISHKWEIEDYGVEKFINECKASVFEYEQQWRDLTEGIGYWTDMNNPYITLDNNYIESVWNILATIHEKGLLYRGHRVSPYCPSCQTTLSSHEVAQGYKDVKDLSATAKFKLNDSGEFVLAWTTTPWTLPSHVALAVNPDMDYSRVRQGDEVYIMATNLVEKVMKDTKGEYEIIGALKGADLVGKTYDPPFNYVQAEKANIILGASFVTDASGTGIVHMAPAHGEDDYRVCRENGISFVNMVDLEGKFVAEVTDFAGRFVKDCDIDIVRYLSEHGRLFSKEKYEHSYPFCWRCDTPLLYYAMDSWFIQTTAIKDQLIANNSEVDWYPGHIREGRFGKFLEDLVDWNISRDRYWGTPLNIWVCEETGEQFAPHSIAELRARAVGDVPENLELHKPYVDDVKVMSSCGKYEMKRTPEVIDVWFDSGSMPFAQQHYPFENKEVFEQQYPADMICEGIDQTRGWFYSLLAVSTLLTGKAPYKAVMATGHVLDENGQKMSKSKGNVIDPWEVIEEYGTDAFRWALLSDSAPWNSKRFSKGIVGEAKSKMVDTLVNTHAFLTLYATIDGFDPQEHPFQLSAHKLDRWILSRLNSLILVVEKALLVNDYLNSSKAIEAFVDELSNWYIRRSRDRFWGSGLTEDKLDAYRTLTEVLVTTAKLVAPFTPMLAEDIYLNLATGESVHMEDYPVANEALIDAGLEQDMETARRVVELARNVRNETGIKTRQPLSELIVSLDKGFDLASYEEIIKEEINVKGIRTEHNDAEFVDFTLKLNLKVAGKKYGKNVGFLQNFFKGMSADETRKVVSEGVLNIVSPEGEELQVTSEELLVDKQAKSGFASASGYGLTVALNTEITPALEQEGWVREVVRAVQDTRKRLDLPIEKRVRLTLDVDAALQEAIQAFDDVLRENVLVTEVTFATNEAMERVEAGGKSIGIYIEA from the coding sequence ATGCAACGAGTTGACGTCAAAGAGAAGGCACGTGCCAGAGAATTACGCGTGTTAGATAAATGGAAAACGGAGAATACATTCAAAAGATCCATCGAAAACCGGGAGGGCAAACCAAACTTCGTATTTTATGAAGGGCCGCCTACAGCGAACGGTAAACCGCATATTGGTCACGTACTGGGACGGGTAATCAAGGATTTCGTTGGACGGTATAACACGATGAAGGGTTACCGTGTCGTTCGTAAAGCAGGTTGGGATACACATGGTCTGCCTGTAGAACTGGGTGTACAGAAGAAGCTTGGTATCTCCCACAAGTGGGAAATCGAAGATTATGGCGTGGAGAAATTTATTAACGAATGTAAAGCGAGCGTATTCGAGTACGAGCAACAATGGCGTGATTTGACAGAAGGTATCGGATATTGGACGGATATGAATAACCCGTATATCACCCTTGATAACAACTACATCGAGAGTGTATGGAACATCCTGGCGACGATCCATGAGAAAGGCCTGTTGTATCGTGGTCACCGTGTGAGTCCGTATTGCCCATCTTGCCAGACAACACTGAGTTCCCATGAAGTTGCACAAGGGTACAAAGACGTCAAAGACCTGAGTGCTACAGCGAAATTCAAACTGAATGACAGCGGAGAATTTGTACTGGCTTGGACGACAACACCTTGGACACTGCCTTCACACGTTGCACTTGCCGTGAATCCGGATATGGACTACTCCCGTGTTCGTCAAGGTGATGAAGTGTACATCATGGCAACCAATCTGGTTGAGAAAGTGATGAAAGATACCAAGGGTGAGTATGAGATCATCGGTGCACTGAAAGGTGCCGATCTGGTTGGCAAAACGTATGATCCTCCGTTCAACTACGTACAGGCTGAGAAGGCCAACATCATTCTGGGTGCAAGCTTTGTAACAGATGCAAGTGGTACGGGTATCGTACACATGGCTCCTGCCCATGGTGAAGATGACTACCGTGTATGCCGTGAGAATGGGATCAGCTTTGTGAACATGGTGGACTTGGAAGGCAAATTTGTCGCTGAGGTTACTGACTTTGCCGGACGTTTCGTGAAGGATTGTGATATTGATATCGTGCGATATCTGTCTGAGCATGGACGTTTGTTCAGCAAAGAAAAATATGAGCACAGCTATCCATTCTGCTGGCGTTGTGATACACCGCTTCTGTACTATGCAATGGACAGCTGGTTTATCCAAACGACAGCCATCAAGGACCAATTGATTGCCAACAACAGTGAAGTGGATTGGTATCCGGGTCACATTCGTGAAGGTCGCTTCGGGAAATTCCTCGAGGATCTGGTGGATTGGAACATCAGCCGTGATCGTTATTGGGGAACTCCGCTGAACATCTGGGTGTGCGAGGAGACTGGCGAACAATTTGCTCCACACAGCATTGCAGAATTGCGTGCTCGTGCGGTAGGTGATGTGCCTGAGAATCTTGAATTGCATAAACCGTATGTGGATGACGTTAAAGTCATGAGCTCTTGTGGCAAATATGAGATGAAACGTACACCGGAAGTGATCGATGTCTGGTTCGACAGCGGCTCCATGCCGTTTGCCCAGCAGCACTATCCATTTGAAAATAAAGAAGTATTCGAACAGCAGTATCCTGCTGATATGATCTGTGAGGGAATTGACCAGACACGTGGCTGGTTCTACAGCTTGCTGGCAGTTTCCACCCTTTTGACAGGCAAAGCGCCTTACAAAGCGGTTATGGCTACAGGACACGTTCTTGACGAGAACGGACAGAAGATGTCCAAATCCAAAGGTAACGTTATCGATCCTTGGGAAGTGATTGAAGAATACGGTACAGATGCATTCCGTTGGGCTTTGTTGTCTGACAGTGCACCGTGGAACAGCAAACGTTTCTCCAAAGGTATCGTAGGCGAAGCCAAATCCAAAATGGTGGATACGCTGGTTAACACCCATGCATTCCTGACGCTTTATGCTACCATTGATGGATTTGATCCACAGGAGCACCCGTTCCAACTGTCCGCACACAAGCTGGATCGCTGGATTCTGTCGAGACTGAACAGCCTGATCCTGGTTGTAGAAAAAGCGTTGCTGGTTAACGACTATCTGAACTCTTCCAAAGCGATTGAAGCATTTGTTGATGAGTTGAGTAACTGGTATATCCGTCGTTCCCGTGACCGTTTCTGGGGAAGTGGCCTGACAGAGGATAAACTGGACGCTTACCGTACATTGACTGAGGTACTGGTGACTACTGCGAAGTTGGTTGCTCCGTTCACACCGATGCTGGCAGAAGACATCTATCTAAACCTTGCAACAGGTGAGAGTGTGCACATGGAAGACTATCCGGTAGCTAACGAAGCGCTGATTGATGCAGGACTGGAACAGGATATGGAGACGGCTCGCCGCGTGGTTGAACTTGCCCGTAACGTTCGTAACGAAACAGGCATCAAGACACGTCAGCCGCTGTCCGAATTGATTGTTTCCCTGGATAAAGGGTTTGACCTGGCAAGTTATGAAGAGATCATCAAGGAAGAGATCAATGTAAAAGGAATCCGTACGGAGCATAATGACGCGGAATTCGTTGACTTTACATTGAAGCTGAACCTGAAAGTTGCAGGTAAGAAATACGGTAAAAACGTAGGATTCCTGCAAAACTTCTTCAAGGGAATGTCGGCCGATGAGACGCGTAAAGTGGTTTCGGAGGGTGTGCTGAACATCGTTTCTCCGGAAGGCGAAGAGCTGCAAGTGACAAGCGAAGAATTATTGGTTGATAAACAGGCCAAATCAGGTTTTGCTTCTGCATCAGGTTACGGTCTGACGGTTGCACTCAATACCGAAATCACGCCAGCATTGGAACAGGAAGGCTGGGTCCGTGAAGTGGTTCGTGCTGTACAGGATACCCGGAAACGACTGGACCTGCCGATTGAGAAAAGAGTACGTTTGACACTGGATGTGGATGCAGCACTTCAAGAGGCTATTCAGGCGTTTGATGATGTGTTGCGTGAAAATGTTCTCGTAACCGAAGTGACATTTGCCACAAATGAGGCCATGGAACGTGTTGAAGCCGGAGGCAAATCGATCGGTATTTACATCGAAGCGTAA
- a CDS encoding RNA-binding protein, whose amino-acid sequence MSGEIYEHFSHDERDFVDKASDWVEQAGKYHDMKLTDFLDPRQVFILQTLANRRNDVQIRLDGGYEAAERKRALVAPDYMYLDDEDMGMQVLSITSDDQKISELEHGDYMGSLLGLGMKRGKIGDIQVLEDGCHTVVAAETGAFLSLQLNQVHRLHVFTELLPLDQMRWSESKLETMDITVASLRLDGICADVYRLSRSKVLVPIKAGRCRVNWKVEEDPSKSLKAGDVVSIQGFGRFKVMEQDGMTKKGRCRVKIGKFA is encoded by the coding sequence ATGAGCGGTGAAATTTACGAACATTTTAGCCATGATGAGCGGGATTTTGTAGATAAGGCTTCGGATTGGGTTGAGCAGGCAGGTAAGTATCATGACATGAAGCTAACTGACTTTCTTGATCCAAGACAGGTTTTTATATTACAGACTCTTGCCAATCGCCGTAATGATGTTCAGATTCGTCTGGATGGTGGTTACGAGGCTGCTGAACGCAAGCGTGCGCTGGTTGCACCTGATTATATGTATCTGGATGATGAGGATATGGGAATGCAGGTGCTCAGTATCACGTCTGATGATCAGAAAATCTCAGAGCTGGAGCATGGGGACTATATGGGTTCCCTGCTCGGGCTTGGGATGAAACGTGGAAAGATCGGGGATATCCAAGTGCTGGAGGACGGTTGCCATACAGTGGTGGCGGCGGAAACCGGCGCTTTTTTATCGCTTCAACTGAATCAGGTGCATCGGTTACATGTGTTCACAGAGTTACTTCCTTTGGATCAGATGCGATGGTCAGAGAGTAAACTGGAGACGATGGACATTACGGTCGCTTCTCTTCGTTTGGATGGAATCTGCGCAGATGTGTATCGGCTTAGTCGCAGTAAAGTGCTGGTGCCGATCAAAGCTGGTCGCTGCCGTGTGAACTGGAAAGTCGAGGAAGATCCCTCCAAATCGCTAAAAGCGGGTGATGTCGTATCCATACAGGGATTTGGCCGTTTCAAGGTTATGGAACAGGATGGGATGACCAAAAAAGGGCGCTGCCGAGTGAAAATCGGCAAATTTGCCTGA
- a CDS encoding YggS family pyridoxal phosphate-dependent enzyme, whose translation MSLEERIQQVNQKIEDACRRSNRHRDDVNVIAVTKYVSLETTGSVLNHGLEHIGENRWQDAQAKWEAFGQKGTWHFIGHLQTNKVKDVIGKFRYIHSLDRLSLAKELDKKAASLGTQVETFLQVNISGEESKYGLQPEQASSFLRDIRSFNNLKVVGLMTMAPHEEDPELTRPVFRGLRELRDQLNGQALTAEPLTELSMGMSNDFEVAIEEGATWVRLGSILVGKEEGSRWA comes from the coding sequence GTGTCATTGGAGGAGCGTATTCAACAGGTAAATCAGAAGATCGAGGACGCATGTCGGCGCAGTAACCGTCATCGTGATGATGTGAATGTGATTGCGGTCACGAAATATGTCTCACTTGAAACAACGGGATCGGTGCTGAATCATGGTCTTGAGCATATTGGAGAAAACCGGTGGCAGGATGCACAGGCCAAATGGGAAGCTTTTGGTCAAAAGGGTACCTGGCATTTTATCGGTCATTTGCAGACGAACAAGGTGAAAGACGTGATTGGCAAGTTTCGTTACATACATTCACTGGATCGTTTGTCATTGGCGAAGGAGTTGGATAAGAAAGCAGCTTCACTTGGCACACAAGTGGAAACGTTTTTGCAGGTGAATATTTCGGGTGAAGAGAGCAAGTATGGCTTACAGCCTGAACAGGCAAGTTCTTTTTTGCGTGATATTCGTTCGTTCAACAATCTCAAGGTCGTCGGCCTGATGACCATGGCACCTCATGAGGAAGATCCGGAGCTGACGCGTCCCGTATTTCGTGGATTGCGTGAGCTGAGAGATCAATTGAATGGACAAGCCCTTACAGCAGAGCCATTGACTGAGCTGTCGATGGGGATGTCCAATGATTTTGAAGTGGCCATTGAAGAAGGGGCAACCTGGGTACGGCTAGGATCGATTCTCGTAGGAAAAGAGGAGGGTTCACGATGGGCGTAA
- a CDS encoding YggT family protein yields MYQIESVLYTLYQIYFYMVIVYILMSWLPNARESFIGEWLGKLVEPYLRPFRRFIPPLFGVLDISPIVALIVLQLALNGLISILRYFVY; encoded by the coding sequence TTGTATCAGATTGAAAGCGTGTTGTACACGTTATACCAGATTTACTTTTACATGGTCATTGTCTACATATTGATGTCTTGGCTTCCCAATGCGCGGGAAAGCTTCATCGGTGAATGGTTGGGCAAATTAGTGGAGCCATATCTAAGACCATTCCGTCGATTTATCCCCCCTTTGTTCGGTGTGCTGGATATTTCCCCAATTGTGGCGCTGATCGTTCTGCAACTCGCGCTTAATGGGCTGATCTCCATACTTCGGTATTTTGTATATTAG
- a CDS encoding cell division protein SepF, with amino-acid sequence MGVMNKFMNFLGLQEEEEIVERERMAAQEENESEHQEAETSSLDKRRNQRGNNVVSIHSQKNVKVVLYEPRSYDEAQEIADHLRSHRTVVVNLQRIRQDQALRVIDFLSGTVYALGGGISKIGGNIFLCTPDTVEIQGSITEILADSEQDYNRMR; translated from the coding sequence ATGGGCGTAATGAATAAATTTATGAATTTCCTCGGACTTCAGGAAGAGGAAGAGATTGTGGAACGTGAACGAATGGCTGCGCAGGAGGAAAATGAGTCTGAACATCAGGAAGCTGAAACCTCCAGTCTCGATAAACGTAGAAACCAAAGGGGGAATAATGTGGTGAGCATTCATTCCCAGAAAAATGTTAAAGTTGTCCTGTATGAACCGCGTTCTTATGACGAGGCTCAGGAAATTGCCGACCATCTGCGTTCGCATCGTACCGTTGTGGTGAACTTGCAACGAATTCGCCAGGACCAAGCGCTGCGCGTTATTGATTTTTTGAGTGGCACGGTATATGCATTGGGTGGCGGTATTTCCAAAATCGGCGGAAACATTTTTCTCTGTACGCCAGATACGGTTGAAATTCAGGGCTCAATTACGGAAATACTGGCTGACAGCGAGCAAGATTATAACAGAATGAGGTGA
- a CDS encoding DUF5665 domain-containing protein — protein sequence MSEHDKQTASTSQQSTSDNLNSHDKIEELHTLTNRLANELERSRIAQYTELLNRPWKLIGLNLLSGAARGVGIAIGFTFFAATIIYVLQLLGALNLPIVGDYIADIVRIVQRQLDMNTY from the coding sequence ATGAGCGAACATGACAAGCAAACCGCATCCACTTCACAACAATCAACATCAGATAATCTGAATTCCCATGACAAAATTGAAGAGTTACATACCCTGACAAACCGTCTGGCGAATGAACTGGAACGTTCACGAATTGCGCAATACACAGAATTGCTGAACAGGCCATGGAAATTGATTGGACTTAACCTGTTGTCAGGAGCCGCACGAGGTGTGGGGATTGCGATTGGGTTTACCTTTTTCGCAGCAACGATCATTTACGTTTTGCAGCTACTTGGGGCGCTCAATCTTCCCATTGTTGGAGATTACATCGCTGATATTGTGCGCATTGTCCAGCGCCAGCTTGATATGAACACATACTAA
- a CDS encoding DivIVA domain-containing protein has translation MPLTPLDIHNKEFSRRLRGYDEDEVNEFLDQVIKDYEGVIRENKELSNQLLSVQEKLDHFATIEETLSKTIIIAQEAADDVKNNAKKEAQLIVKEAEKNADRIVNESLGKSRKIALEVEELKKQASIYRARFRTLVEAQLELLTQDGWEVLESREQEVRDREREMKEIY, from the coding sequence ATGCCATTAACGCCGCTGGACATACACAACAAGGAATTTTCCCGACGTTTGCGCGGGTATGACGAGGATGAAGTCAATGAATTCCTGGATCAAGTCATCAAAGATTACGAAGGCGTCATTCGCGAGAACAAAGAGCTGAGCAATCAGTTGCTGTCCGTTCAGGAAAAACTGGATCATTTTGCCACGATTGAAGAGACACTTAGCAAAACGATCATCATTGCGCAGGAAGCTGCTGATGATGTGAAGAACAATGCGAAGAAAGAAGCGCAGTTGATCGTGAAGGAAGCAGAGAAAAATGCAGACCGGATCGTGAACGAATCGCTGGGAAAATCGCGTAAAATTGCTTTGGAAGTGGAAGAACTGAAAAAGCAGGCATCGATTTATCGTGCCCGTTTCCGCACGCTTGTTGAAGCGCAGCTTGAACTGTTGACTCAGGATGGTTGGGAAGTGCTGGAGAGCCGGGAGCAGGAAGTGCGTGACCGTGAGCGGGAGATGAAAGAAATTTATTAG